The genomic region CAAAAGGAAACATTGGCCGGTTTGATTGATCGATTCGTTCATTTGTCGCCTGATTCAAGCGGCAGATCCCAAGGTGGCGGCCACTTCCTGGGGCGTGGTCTGCCCTGCCCCTCGCTGCCGGGCACAGGTCAGGCCCGCCTCGGCATGCTCCAGCACCGCCGCTGCCAACAGCACCCCGTCCCCGGCGGCGGCGCATGCGCCTCGCCCGGCGGCGTACCCCGCCAGCACATCCCCCAGGCCGGCCCGGGCGGCGGCGGTGGCCGCCTGGAGCACTTGCCAGCGCCGCCCATCGGCAGCGGCCACCACGGTGCGGGCCCCCTTGAGGGCCAGGCTCACACCGCACCGCTGTGCGGCGGTGGCGGCGGCCCGCAGCGGCGTTTCACCGGCCAGGTCGGGGAACAGCCGGGCGAACTCGCCCTGGTGGGGCGTGAGCCAGGTGGTTCCGGCCCGGCCCCGCAGCCACTCCTCTGGCGCACCGGCGGCGCCGGCCGCCAGGCGGTTGAGCCCGTCGGCGTCGAGCACCACCAGCCCGGGAAAGCGACCCAGCGCCTCCCAGCCCTTCTCCTCGCCGCCCGCCGTTGCAGCAGAGCCGTGCTCCATCCTCAGGCACGCTTCGCCACCAGCCCCGCTGTCGCCCCAGTGATCGCCTCCGATGCCGGGCCCCACCAGCACAGTGTCCAGCCGCTCCAGCAGCCCGGGATTCGCCAGACCCGCCAATGCCAGCCCGCCGCCGACCCGCTCCTCAAGTGCGGCGCTGATCACGACGTGGGGCTGCACCAGCCAGATCTGCTCCGCCAGGGCGCGGGGCAGGGCTGCCCGCAGGCTGCCGCAGCCGCTGGCACTGGCCCCCAGCAGGCTGAGCTGGCCTGCTCCGGGGTAGGCGGCGCTGCCGCTCACCACCAGCACGCGCCCTCGGGCGTACTTGCCGGCCGCCTGGGGCCGCTGGGGCCAGGGAGCGGTGGCCCGGTCGCTGCCGAGCAGTGCCAGTGGTTGATCGGCGGGCAGGTCCGCCAGCAGTGCCGCCGGCAGGCCGAGATCGAGGCGCTCCAGCTGGCCCACCCAGGCCAGGGCCGTGTCCTGCACCAGCCCCTGCTTGAGCAAGCCCAGGCAGTACGTGATGGCGGCGCAGGCGGCCACCGGGCCCAGGGGCCGGCCGCTGTCGGCGCAGAGGCCGGTGGGCACATCGATCGCCACCAGCCGACCGCCCATCAGCCGCTGGCGCTGCTCCAGCAAGGTGGCGATGCGGGGCTCCGGCGGCCGGTGCTGGCCGATGCCGAACAGGCCGTCGACCCACAGCTCGGTCGCCGCCGGATCGGGTGGCGCCGCGAGGCGTTCGATGCCCAGCCAGGCCGCATGGCGCAGATGGGCTTCGGTAAGGGGTTTGTGGCGCTCAAACGGGCTCCAGATCCGCACGGCGACACCGGCCAGGTACAGCTCCCGTGCCACCACCAGCGCATCGCCGCCGTTGTGGCCCGGCCCTGCCAGCACGAGCACGCCATCCCGCAGCAGCTCGGGCCGCGCCAGCAGCGCCCGGCTGATCGCCAGGGCGGCTTTCTCCATCAACGCCTCCACCGGCAGCCCGCTGGCGAACAGGCGTTCCTCCAACGCCGCCATCGGCGCGGATTCCACCAGCAGGTGGGCGGCGTCACGGGCGGGCCAACAGCTCATGGCAGCACTCGAAGGGTGGGGCCCAACCGTGCTGGGCGCGTCGCTTCATGATGGAGAGGCCCCGACGCTGCGCACTCGCGACGGCGGCACCGCTCCCCTTGGCCTTTCCTCCCCCCGCCACCTCCGGCGCCCCTGACGGGCCTTCTGCCACCGCAGCCGCTCTTGCTGCCACCCCTGCCGCCCCCGCCGCTGCTGTGATCGGCCGCCTGCGCGGCTGGCCCGGGGAACATCGGGTGGCCGTGGGGCTCTCCGGTGGTGTCGACAGCTCCCTCACCGCGGCGCTGCTTGTGGAGGCCGGCTGGCAGGTGGAGGGGCTCACCCTCTGGTTGATGAGCGGCAAGGGAGCCTGCTGTGCCGAAGGGCTGGTGGACGCGGCCGGGATCTGCGAACAGCTGGCGATTCCGCATCACGTGGTGGATTCGCGCGCCCGCTTTGAGGAGCAGATCGTCGGGTTTCTGGTGGAGGGCTATGCCGCTGGGGTCACGCCCCTGCCCTGCTCCCGCTGCAACCGCGAGGTGAAGTTCTCGCCGATGCTGGAGTGGGCGGAGCGCGAACGCGGCATTGCCCGGATCGCCACCGGCCACTACGCCCGCCTGCGGCACGCTCCCGAACCGAGCGGCCGTACCCAGCTGCTGCGCGGCCTGGATGCGCGCAAGGATCAGAGCTACTTTCTCTACGACCTGCCCCAGCAGGTGCTCAGCCGGCTGGTGTTCCCGCTCGGGGAGCTCACCAAGGCGGACACGCGGCTGGAGGCGGAGCGGTACGGGCTGCGCACGGCCAGGAAGCCTGAATCCCAGGACCTCTGCCTTGCCGATCACCATGGCTCGATGAAGGCGTTTCTGGATGCCTATCTGCCGCCGCGCCAAGGAGAGATTGTGCTGAGTGATGGGCGGGTGCTGGGCCAGCATGACGGCATCGAGCACTTCACCATCGGCCAGCGCAAAGGACTGGGGGTGGCCTGGAGCGAACCGCTGCATGTGGTGCGCCTCGATGCCGCCATGAACCGGGTGGTGGTGGCGCCGCGGGCTGAGGCCGGCCGGGGTGGCTGTGTGGTCGGGGCGATCAACTGGGTGTCAATCGATCCGCCCCAGGCGCCGCTGGATCTGGAGGTGCAGGTGCGCTACCGCAGTGCTCCGGTGGCGGCCCGGCTCACTCCCCTGGCTGCCATCGCCGCCGACACGGCCGCCGGCCGGCCCAGCCGTGCCCGCCTGGAGTTCGCCGAGGAGCAGTTTTCGATCACCCCCGGACAGGCGGCGGTGTTCTACGCCGGAGAGGTGCTGCTGGGCGGCGGCTTGATTGCCGCAGAAGATCACCAATAGGGATCGACTGCCAGCTCCACCTGCAGGACGCCGTTGCCGCAGGCGTGAACGGTGGCGATGCAGGCCCTCAGCACCTCGCCGTTGACATCGATTTCGCAGGCCCCGCAGCTACCACCCAGACAGCCGGTAGGAATCACCACCCCGGCCGCGGCGGCTGCCTGCAGCCAATCACTGCCCACCGGTGCGCTGGTAGTGCTGCCATCTGGCCACTGAATCGCTACCACGGGCTCTGAATTCGGCGGGGCCTCAGGCATGGCGTGGCGAGGGGGAGGAGGAGCAATCGGGACGTGGATTGCTACAGAGAGACTCAGGAACATCCGCCCCATTCACAGGAGGATGACCCTGTGATTGCAGGTAAGCACTGGGTTCACGGGCGGCAAGCCGCTTGGATTCGGAGACTACGAGCAGATCACGGCAAAGAAGCGCACCTAAGGCGAGACGTTTCTGGCCGACATGGAGCAGGTCGTGCCCTGGCAGGCGCTGATCCATCTGGTTGAGCCCCGCTACCCCAAGAGCGGCATGAAAGGAGGCCGCCGTTTGGCCTTCAGAAGACCCGGCTGCGGGGAATGACCAAGAACAGCTGCAAGGTGAACGTGTTCGCTGCTCAGCGATGCTGTTCTTGGCCCATCATCAGTTGTTGGATAGGACATGACCAGCGAAGGGTGTGCTCCTCTGGACGACAATGGAGAACCGAATCAAGCAGGGTAAATGGCCCCAAAGAGCTGGAATTAGACCGAACCTTGCTGAATCTGAACCGAGAAGGGCCAACGCGAACCTGCCAAGGGCACTTAGGTATCGCTTGCCACTTTTTGACCACAACTTCCCTGATATAGCTCCTTCCTTCTTGATACAGGCGAAGGAGCAGTATTTGAGTCAGCGGTGCAATTGTGGCGATTGCTACTTGCGTGAAGAGCTGTATCAACCTGGCTTTCAAGCCCGGAAAGCCCTAAGATTGGGCTTGCATCAAGTTCCATAGTTTACATCCGCAGACCATGACTTCAGGAAAACATGGTTCACATTCAAGCGCATCCTCTCTGCAATTTCCTTCATGTCTTTCACTCGTAGACGGCTTTTTTGCAAACTGCCAGCTCGTGTATCAACACAATCAGGACATTGGCGCCCCTGAAGAGGAGGTGATGGCTGTTCCGAGTGAGCTGTCGGCAGAATTCCAAAAACTATCACCTGCGGTCAGGAACTTAGGCAGGGCATTTGAGCTCGGTCTTTTTCATGACTGATGCCATGGTGGCTTCAGTTGGCTTGTTGGAAGCCTTGGGGCATTTCGATTCTATCTGAATTCCTTTCAAGTGCCTTTATCTCAACTCGGTTGCACTCGAATATGACTCGAATATGATCAGAAAGGCTCTCAATTGCAGTTCTGTCTGTCAATCCTAATGCCCAGTGCCAGTGCTGGACTTTCTCACACTTCTTCCGTTCATTCGATGCATTTTTAGATGCCATCCGGTTGGCGGTGATCGTTCACGAAGAGCATGGTTTCATTGGGATCGCGAGGCTTGACTTCGACTCTGGCGCTCCCCAGCACTCGTTGAGTTGGATCGAGAATTCCGAGCAAGTTTCAGCACTGCGGCTCCGACCAGTGCTCTCCCGTAGGCATCATGATCCCGTGGGCACCTTGGGCAAGCGAGGAGAAACCACGCCAGCGGCACGCAAGGGTCAGGCTCTTGATCCCAGCTTTAGGACACAGCAGCGCCCATGCATGGCTTGAGCGACATACCCAGTGTTTGGCAGGGGCACCTGCCGCTCCCTCTCCGCCTGGGCAAAAGGGCAGATGCTGTGGTTGCCCTAGACGAGCGCATCAGCGAGTCATCTCTTTAGGTAGACCAGGACGCCTAACATCGCCCGGCAGTACTAGGAATCCGTAGACGACGGGCTCATATCCTCGCGGCAGCAAATTCCAGCCAGCGTCATACACATGCACCCTGCGGGTGGCCTTGCCATCGGCCTCGAACGGCAGGCCCGCATGGGCCCAGGCCAGCGCACTGCCAGCCAGGTTGCGGGCCTCGAACCCTCGCTCTCTGAGCGTTCTGGTGTAATGGCCGCTGCGCACGCCGATGGTGCAATACGGCACTACGAGCCAGGAACGATAGCGGGCGCTGTTGCGCTCGAACTCTTCGCTGCTGATCGCCCCCGGCAACATCGACACGCGCCGTTCGTGCGGTTCGCGCACATCCACCAGCACCGCAGGCCGGTCGTTCGGGCGGGTCACCCATTCGCCCACGGAGATCTCCGGCTGGCCGGGAAACTGCTGCAGCTTCATCTCGTTATAACGGCGCTGCACTTCGGCCGCCAGCTCCTGATCGGCGGAGCTGGAGGTGCCTCTGTCACTGCCTTCATCCGAGCGATGCAGCCACAAGCCCGCCACAGCGGTGACCAGAGCCACAGCCAATGCCGCTCTGGCCCTGGCAGTTTTGGACCACGAAGGACCCACCCAACGCAGCCGCTCAGGGCCAGGTCGCTTCATGGCACCCAGCCCTCCTCCACCAGCTTCTCCACCGCCCGCTGCAGCGAGGGGGCCAGCGGGCGCGTTTCC from Synechococcus sp. MW101C3 harbors:
- a CDS encoding NAD(P)H-hydrate epimerase — encoded protein: MSCWPARDAAHLLVESAPMAALEERLFASGLPVEALMEKAALAISRALLARPELLRDGVLVLAGPGHNGGDALVVARELYLAGVAVRIWSPFERHKPLTEAHLRHAAWLGIERLAAPPDPAATELWVDGLFGIGQHRPPEPRIATLLEQRQRLMGGRLVAIDVPTGLCADSGRPLGPVAACAAITYCLGLLKQGLVQDTALAWVGQLERLDLGLPAALLADLPADQPLALLGSDRATAPWPQRPQAAGKYARGRVLVVSGSAAYPGAGQLSLLGASASGCGSLRAALPRALAEQIWLVQPHVVISAALEERVGGGLALAGLANPGLLERLDTVLVGPGIGGDHWGDSGAGGEACLRMEHGSAATAGGEEKGWEALGRFPGLVVLDADGLNRLAAGAAGAPEEWLRGRAGTTWLTPHQGEFARLFPDLAGETPLRAAATAAQRCGVSLALKGARTVVAAADGRRWQVLQAATAAARAGLGDVLAGYAAGRGACAAAGDGVLLAAAVLEHAEAGLTCARQRGAGQTTPQEVAATLGSAA
- the mnmA gene encoding tRNA 2-thiouridine(34) synthase MnmA; amino-acid sequence: MRGWPGEHRVAVGLSGGVDSSLTAALLVEAGWQVEGLTLWLMSGKGACCAEGLVDAAGICEQLAIPHHVVDSRARFEEQIVGFLVEGYAAGVTPLPCSRCNREVKFSPMLEWAERERGIARIATGHYARLRHAPEPSGRTQLLRGLDARKDQSYFLYDLPQQVLSRLVFPLGELTKADTRLEAERYGLRTARKPESQDLCLADHHGSMKAFLDAYLPPRQGEIVLSDGRVLGQHDGIEHFTIGQRKGLGVAWSEPLHVVRLDAAMNRVVVAPRAEAGRGGCVVGAINWVSIDPPQAPLDLEVQVRYRSAPVAARLTPLAAIAADTAAGRPSRARLEFAEEQFSITPGQAAVFYAGEVLLGGGLIAAEDHQ
- a CDS encoding 2Fe-2S iron-sulfur cluster-binding protein; protein product: MPEAPPNSEPVVAIQWPDGSTTSAPVGSDWLQAAAAAGVVIPTGCLGGSCGACEIDVNGEVLRACIATVHACGNGVLQVELAVDPYW
- a CDS encoding rhodanese-like domain-containing protein, which translates into the protein MALVTAVAGLWLHRSDEGSDRGTSSSADQELAAEVQRRYNEMKLQQFPGQPEISVGEWVTRPNDRPAVLVDVREPHERRVSMLPGAISSEEFERNSARYRSWLVVPYCTIGVRSGHYTRTLRERGFEARNLAGSALAWAHAGLPFEADGKATRRVHVYDAGWNLLPRGYEPVVYGFLVLPGDVRRPGLPKEMTR